The following coding sequences lie in one Pirellulales bacterium genomic window:
- a CDS encoding polysaccharide biosynthesis tyrosine autokinase, with product MFPPPDSHSLENSSDGYPESSYPQGGGSKASPNGTATADDHRGHELVPYSGGMMSASGFPWAVGPTRPEILTATPTFGNLMHALRRRLWLAIFGGLVLGGALGYSAWKLMPTKFESAATLQVKIQDPHVLYHGEGVEFEAYKRNLVAAIKTSSLVIQKVLDSKAVQNVPVIKEHGLDAGAWLSDNLTVDDQLGSEYVKVALRYEDPHGLPDIVNALVNAYMSGVLDTERTDKLRRRDELDKKYRTYKQNVLDKERQLFELNQQIGTADAETAKIKYRIEVADLEGLMQSRAEAQKQIAELTMKIEMAKQMYADAQKGDVSDAQIEELIARDPQILQANNDLALLHRQERELSKVVKNSARSPEMVRIRDTISSVEQSIEEFRTADRQRLIESIRRNGAEGGANMKALELERQLYVDQFKHSTQDVATQAENVQKLEKFNGDADQLRTDITQLQTVVNEMSNTLTQWNIELDAPPRVTLQSEASAVRAVDPYKQYGMAGFGGFLGFGLALAAATFYEFFSRRVNSANDVAEGLGIRVMGDLPALRRRRIALRARSRRAIHGLVAESINSIRAALVRNSEPGACNVYLVSSAVDQEGKTTVASQLAASLARSGRRTLLLDGDLRHPGAHHVFGLTNEYGFSEMLRGEVHVDDAIRPTPADNLWMITAGQACAQAVLMLGKDALGEIFSRLEARFDFIVVDSGPVLKVADPMLLGQFVDGAILSTLRDVSQIHKVYEASERLKLAGVKVVGAVVNGVDEHSAYDRYNVELPAA from the coding sequence GTGTTCCCTCCTCCCGACAGCCATTCGCTGGAAAACTCATCTGACGGCTATCCCGAAAGCAGCTATCCCCAAGGGGGCGGCTCCAAGGCTTCGCCAAATGGCACTGCCACGGCCGACGACCATCGCGGCCACGAATTAGTGCCATATAGCGGCGGCATGATGTCGGCCAGCGGTTTTCCATGGGCCGTCGGTCCGACGCGCCCGGAAATTCTGACCGCCACGCCGACGTTTGGCAATCTGATGCATGCCCTGCGGCGCCGGCTGTGGCTGGCCATTTTCGGGGGACTTGTGCTGGGCGGTGCTTTGGGCTATTCCGCCTGGAAACTCATGCCGACGAAATTCGAATCGGCAGCCACGTTACAGGTCAAAATCCAGGACCCGCACGTCTTGTATCATGGCGAAGGGGTCGAGTTCGAAGCGTATAAGCGCAATCTGGTTGCGGCAATCAAAACTTCGAGCCTCGTGATTCAGAAAGTGCTCGACTCGAAAGCGGTTCAGAATGTCCCGGTCATCAAGGAGCACGGTTTGGATGCCGGGGCGTGGCTGTCCGACAACCTGACGGTCGACGATCAACTGGGCAGCGAATATGTGAAGGTGGCTCTGCGCTACGAAGACCCGCATGGATTGCCGGATATCGTCAACGCCCTCGTGAATGCCTATATGAGCGGCGTGTTGGACACCGAGCGCACCGATAAGCTCCGCCGCCGCGACGAGTTGGACAAGAAGTATCGCACGTACAAACAAAACGTACTCGACAAAGAACGGCAACTCTTCGAGTTGAACCAACAGATCGGCACCGCCGACGCCGAAACCGCCAAAATCAAATACCGCATTGAGGTCGCCGATCTGGAAGGCCTGATGCAATCGCGGGCCGAAGCGCAGAAGCAGATCGCCGAACTGACGATGAAGATCGAAATGGCGAAGCAGATGTACGCCGACGCTCAAAAAGGGGATGTTTCCGACGCTCAAATCGAAGAACTCATTGCTCGCGACCCGCAAATCCTCCAGGCCAACAACGACCTGGCTCTGCTCCACCGCCAGGAGCGGGAACTCAGCAAGGTCGTAAAGAATTCGGCTCGCTCGCCGGAGATGGTTCGAATTCGCGACACGATCAGCAGTGTCGAACAGTCGATCGAGGAATTTCGCACCGCCGATCGGCAACGATTGATCGAAAGCATCCGCCGCAACGGCGCAGAAGGCGGCGCCAACATGAAGGCCCTCGAACTCGAGCGGCAACTTTACGTCGACCAGTTCAAGCACTCGACCCAAGATGTGGCCACGCAGGCGGAGAATGTGCAAAAACTGGAAAAATTCAATGGCGACGCCGACCAACTGCGAACCGACATCACCCAGTTGCAAACCGTCGTCAACGAGATGAGCAACACGCTGACGCAATGGAATATCGAATTGGACGCTCCGCCGCGCGTTACTCTCCAAAGCGAGGCGAGTGCGGTCCGGGCCGTCGATCCATACAAACAATATGGCATGGCCGGCTTCGGCGGCTTCTTGGGATTCGGCTTGGCGCTGGCGGCAGCGACGTTTTATGAATTCTTCTCGCGGCGTGTAAATTCCGCCAACGACGTGGCCGAAGGGCTCGGCATCCGCGTAATGGGCGATCTGCCCGCATTGCGTCGCCGACGAATCGCGCTTCGGGCACGTTCGCGAAGGGCGATCCACGGTCTTGTGGCCGAGTCGATCAATAGCATTCGCGCCGCGCTGGTGCGCAATTCGGAGCCGGGCGCATGCAACGTGTATCTCGTCAGCAGCGCGGTCGATCAGGAAGGAAAGACGACCGTTGCCAGCCAATTGGCGGCCAGCTTGGCGCGCTCCGGCCGGCGCACGCTGTTGCTCGACGGCGACCTGCGGCATCCGGGCGCTCATCACGTGTTCGGATTGACGAATGAATACGGTTTCAGCGAAATGTTGCGCGGCGAGGTCCACGTCGACGACGCGATTCGTCCAACCCCGGCCGACAATTTGTGGATGATCACGGCGGGTCAGGCCTGTGCTCAAGCCGTCTTGATGCTGGGCAAGGACGCGCTGGGAGAGATTTTCTCACGGCTTGAAGCACGGTTCGACTTCATCGTCGTCGATTCCGGGCCGGTGCTGAAAGTGGCCGATCCGATGTTGCTCGGGCAATTCGTCGATGGCGCAATTCTTTCCACGCTGCGAGACGTGAGCCAGATCCATAAGGTCTACGAGGCCAGCGAGCGCTTGAAACTAGCGGGCGTGAAGGTCGTCGGCGCGGTGGTCAACGGGGTCGACGAACACAGTGCTTACGATCGCTACAACGTCGAACTTCCCGCCGCATAG
- a CDS encoding exosortase-associated EpsI family protein, with the protein MKWLSVVLPFVVAVPLLVGTAIWQGKETERWGEIPEMKQFAARLKDLPMNIGPWHGEAGPGLADSMRKAAGAEGDRQIIYTNETTGERVDMFIVVGRLLDMSKHRPDRCYPAQGYKAEGDEAVLQKFTTAAKSKVEFRTAVYVKEEQNFKTRIYWSWASDGVWKGPDGEDGLRKQFRRTKPIYKMYVDTTVRRPDEHDGEGPAVDLIKVLVPAYDRVLFPAGESGDKIAAPKAVPKAITGEAAGPQTVAST; encoded by the coding sequence ATGAAATGGCTTTCCGTCGTGCTGCCGTTCGTCGTCGCCGTGCCATTGTTGGTGGGCACCGCGATTTGGCAGGGGAAAGAGACCGAGCGGTGGGGCGAAATCCCCGAGATGAAGCAATTCGCCGCCCGGCTGAAAGATCTTCCGATGAATATCGGTCCCTGGCACGGGGAGGCCGGACCGGGACTGGCGGATTCGATGCGCAAGGCCGCCGGCGCCGAAGGCGATCGCCAGATCATTTACACCAACGAAACGACGGGCGAACGAGTCGATATGTTCATCGTGGTCGGGCGTCTGTTGGATATGTCGAAACACCGGCCCGACCGCTGCTATCCGGCCCAAGGTTACAAGGCCGAGGGAGACGAGGCGGTGTTGCAAAAGTTTACCACGGCAGCGAAATCGAAGGTCGAATTCCGCACTGCCGTCTACGTCAAGGAAGAACAGAACTTCAAGACGCGAATCTATTGGAGCTGGGCCAGCGACGGCGTTTGGAAAGGCCCCGACGGCGAAGATGGCCTGCGCAAGCAATTCCGGCGCACCAAGCCGATCTACAAGATGTACGTCGATACCACCGTGCGGCGACCGGACGAGCACGATGGAGAAGGGCCGGCCGTCGATTTGATCAAGGTGCTTGTTCCGGCATACGATCGGGTGCTCTTCCCGGCCGGCGAATCCGGCGACAAGATTGCCGCTCCAAAGGCAGTTCCGAAGGCGATCACGGGCGAGGCCGCTGGGCCGCAAACGGTGGCATCGACGTAA